Proteins encoded in a region of the Planococcus citri chromosome 1, ihPlaCitr1.1, whole genome shotgun sequence genome:
- the LOC135831846 gene encoding uncharacterized protein LOC135831846 isoform X3 encodes MMVKLNKGGIMKNILMATVFTLFFTLDCSLAEETQNPSKEDIILLIEKIDKILREQNKEFNVKDERWENAVNDLPDPTGEEGSTAVLRFLSAWLNNDEVKRKRGYHRALCHFKICNMGSKRSNSWDMWRNNPQ; translated from the exons gtgGCATAATGAAAAACATACTGATGGCGACtgttttcacattatttttcacATTAGACTGTTCATTAGCGGAAGAAACTCAGAATCCTTCTAAAGAagatattattttattgattgaaaaaattgataaaatcctTCGG GAACAGAATAAAGAATTCAACGTAAAAGACGAACGATGGGAAAATGCAGTCAATGATCTTCCAGACCCAACCGGTGAAGAAGGTTCTACCGCAGTATTGCGCTTCTTATCTGCCTGGTTAAATAACGACGAAGTTAAACGCAAACGAGGATATC ATCGAGCGTTATGTCACTTCAAAATTTGCAACATGGGGTCTAAGAGGAGTAACTCTTGGGACATGTGGCGAAATAATCCTCAGTGA
- the LOC135831844 gene encoding putative fatty acyl-CoA reductase CG5065 isoform X2 → MTEGSLIEWYAGRTILVTGGTGFMGKVLLEKMLRCIPDLKRIYVLCRPKKGFSPATRIEELSKLPLFDKLRKSNPSVFKKLVAIEGDLTQKDLGLAAESKELLLNEVSVVINGAASLRLEAGLKAAVEHNTVGTLRILDLSCQMKHLKAFIHLSTAFCHCEYEVLDEIIYPAPVNPRDVIQMVSWMDETTLEAITPRLLGPHPNCYTYSKRLSEALVSEYADKIPVAVARPSIVTPALYEPMPGWVDSLNGPVGVVVAAGKGLIRSMMVDEDFCAEVIPVDVAINAIIAIAWERGRSSKDLEEKVPVYNISNGEVQTMTWGEVLKHGKKLSYEYPFEAGIWFPNGTIRMNPITHYLIVLFCQIIPAYFIDALLFLMGQKTFMVRVQKRIQVGMGVLQYFTTRKWSFLNHKTIALTNKLSEKEQKIFYMGNTKADNNKYLLDVLLGARQYCMKEPLSTLPKARFQLKLLYWLDWVAQILLWGMLTYYIAKWTNLSNTLNQYINLNGS, encoded by the exons ATGACGGAAGGCAGTTTAATTGAGTGGTACGCCGGAAGGACGATTCTCGTCACAGGCGGTACTggttttatgggaaaagtactCCTAGAAAAAATGCTACGTTGCATACCTGATCTGAAACGAATTTACGTTTTGTGTCGCCCCAAAAAAGGATTTTCTCCCGCTACTAGAATTGAAGAACTTTCTAAATTACCG ttaTTCGACAAATTGAGAAAGAGTAACCCATCTGTGTTCAAAAAACTGGTGGCGATTGAAGGAGATCTTACTCAAAAAGATTTGGGACTAGCCGCCGAATCTAAAGAGCTTCTGCTCAACGAAGTTTCTGTTGTTATCAATGGAGCAGCTTCTTTGCGTTTGGAGGCTGGTCTGAAAGCTGCTGTGGAGCATAATACTGTCGGCACTTTGAGAATATTGGACTTGAGCTGTCAAATGAAACATTTaaag gCGTTTATCCACCTTTCAACAGCTTTTTGTCATTGTGAATACGAAGTCTTGGATGAAATAATTTACCCAGCTCCTGTTAACCCCAGAGATGTTATACAAATGGTTTCGTGGATGGATGAAACTACACTGGAAGCTATCACCCCAAG gCTGTTAGGACCTCATCCGAATTGTTACACTTACTCAAAAAGATTATCAGAAGCTTTGGTGAGCGAATATGCGGACAAAATTCCAGTAGCTGTGGCTAGACCATCTATAG tTACACCAGCCTTGTATGAACCAATGCCTGGCTGGGTGGACAGTTTGAATGGACCAGTTGGAGTGGTTGTGGCAGCTGGAAAAGGTCTCATTAGATCTATGATGGTTGACGAAGATTTTTGCGCCGAAGTAATTCCAGTTGATGTTGCAATCAATGCAATAATTGCTATTGCTTGGGAACGTGGACGTAGCTC AAAAGACTTGGAAGAAAAAGTTCCTGTATACAATATCTCGAATGGTGAAGTTCAAACTATGACTTGGGGTGAGGTATTAAAGCATGGTAAGAAATTGAGCTACGAGTATCCATTTGAAGCTGGAATATGGTTTCCAAATGGGACCATCAGAATGAATCCAATAACACATTATTTAATTGTACTGTTCTGTCAAATCATACCGGCCTATTTCATCGACGCATTGCTCTTTTTAATGGGTCAAAAAACCTT CATGGTAAGAGTACAGAAAAGAATCCAAGTCGGAATGGGTGTATTACAATATTTCACCACAAGaaaatggagttttttgaaTCATAAAACAATTGCTCTCACAAATAAGCTGAGTGAGaaagaacagaaaattttttacatgggGAACACAAAAGCAGACAACAACAAGTATCTACTAGATGTTTTATTGGGAGCTAGACAATATTGCATGAAAGAACCATTATCAACATTACCAAAAGCTCGTTTCCAACTTAAACT GCTATACTGGTTAGATTGGGTTGCCCAAATTTTATTGTGGGGTATGCTCACTTACTATATTGCTAAATGGACCAACTTATCAAACACATTGAACCAATACATTAATCTGAATGGTTCGTAA
- the LOC135831844 gene encoding putative fatty acyl-CoA reductase CG5065 isoform X1: MSTNKLNMTEGSLIEWYAGRTILVTGGTGFMGKVLLEKMLRCIPDLKRIYVLCRPKKGFSPATRIEELSKLPLFDKLRKSNPSVFKKLVAIEGDLTQKDLGLAAESKELLLNEVSVVINGAASLRLEAGLKAAVEHNTVGTLRILDLSCQMKHLKAFIHLSTAFCHCEYEVLDEIIYPAPVNPRDVIQMVSWMDETTLEAITPRLLGPHPNCYTYSKRLSEALVSEYADKIPVAVARPSIVTPALYEPMPGWVDSLNGPVGVVVAAGKGLIRSMMVDEDFCAEVIPVDVAINAIIAIAWERGRSSKDLEEKVPVYNISNGEVQTMTWGEVLKHGKKLSYEYPFEAGIWFPNGTIRMNPITHYLIVLFCQIIPAYFIDALLFLMGQKTFMVRVQKRIQVGMGVLQYFTTRKWSFLNHKTIALTNKLSEKEQKIFYMGNTKADNNKYLLDVLLGARQYCMKEPLSTLPKARFQLKLLYWLDWVAQILLWGMLTYYIAKWTNLSNTLNQYINLNGS; the protein is encoded by the exons ATGAGCACAAACA AATTGAATATGACGGAAGGCAGTTTAATTGAGTGGTACGCCGGAAGGACGATTCTCGTCACAGGCGGTACTggttttatgggaaaagtactCCTAGAAAAAATGCTACGTTGCATACCTGATCTGAAACGAATTTACGTTTTGTGTCGCCCCAAAAAAGGATTTTCTCCCGCTACTAGAATTGAAGAACTTTCTAAATTACCG ttaTTCGACAAATTGAGAAAGAGTAACCCATCTGTGTTCAAAAAACTGGTGGCGATTGAAGGAGATCTTACTCAAAAAGATTTGGGACTAGCCGCCGAATCTAAAGAGCTTCTGCTCAACGAAGTTTCTGTTGTTATCAATGGAGCAGCTTCTTTGCGTTTGGAGGCTGGTCTGAAAGCTGCTGTGGAGCATAATACTGTCGGCACTTTGAGAATATTGGACTTGAGCTGTCAAATGAAACATTTaaag gCGTTTATCCACCTTTCAACAGCTTTTTGTCATTGTGAATACGAAGTCTTGGATGAAATAATTTACCCAGCTCCTGTTAACCCCAGAGATGTTATACAAATGGTTTCGTGGATGGATGAAACTACACTGGAAGCTATCACCCCAAG gCTGTTAGGACCTCATCCGAATTGTTACACTTACTCAAAAAGATTATCAGAAGCTTTGGTGAGCGAATATGCGGACAAAATTCCAGTAGCTGTGGCTAGACCATCTATAG tTACACCAGCCTTGTATGAACCAATGCCTGGCTGGGTGGACAGTTTGAATGGACCAGTTGGAGTGGTTGTGGCAGCTGGAAAAGGTCTCATTAGATCTATGATGGTTGACGAAGATTTTTGCGCCGAAGTAATTCCAGTTGATGTTGCAATCAATGCAATAATTGCTATTGCTTGGGAACGTGGACGTAGCTC AAAAGACTTGGAAGAAAAAGTTCCTGTATACAATATCTCGAATGGTGAAGTTCAAACTATGACTTGGGGTGAGGTATTAAAGCATGGTAAGAAATTGAGCTACGAGTATCCATTTGAAGCTGGAATATGGTTTCCAAATGGGACCATCAGAATGAATCCAATAACACATTATTTAATTGTACTGTTCTGTCAAATCATACCGGCCTATTTCATCGACGCATTGCTCTTTTTAATGGGTCAAAAAACCTT CATGGTAAGAGTACAGAAAAGAATCCAAGTCGGAATGGGTGTATTACAATATTTCACCACAAGaaaatggagttttttgaaTCATAAAACAATTGCTCTCACAAATAAGCTGAGTGAGaaagaacagaaaattttttacatgggGAACACAAAAGCAGACAACAACAAGTATCTACTAGATGTTTTATTGGGAGCTAGACAATATTGCATGAAAGAACCATTATCAACATTACCAAAAGCTCGTTTCCAACTTAAACT GCTATACTGGTTAGATTGGGTTGCCCAAATTTTATTGTGGGGTATGCTCACTTACTATATTGCTAAATGGACCAACTTATCAAACACATTGAACCAATACATTAATCTGAATGGTTCGTAA
- the LOC135831846 gene encoding uncharacterized protein LOC135831846 isoform X1: MMVKLNKGGIMKNILMATVFTLFFTLDCSLAEETQNPSKEDIILLIEKIDKILREKDYEKFRTYYPHFLEMFVKFWKQTQEQNKEFNVKDERWENAVNDLPDPTGEEGSTAVLRFLSAWLNNDEVKRKRGYHRALCHFKICNMGSKRSNSWDMWRNNPQ; encoded by the exons gtgGCATAATGAAAAACATACTGATGGCGACtgttttcacattatttttcacATTAGACTGTTCATTAGCGGAAGAAACTCAGAATCCTTCTAAAGAagatattattttattgattgaaaaaattgataaaatcctTCGG GAGAAAGATTACGAGAAATTTCGTACGTACTATccacattttttagaaatgtttgttaaattttggaaacaaacgCAGGAACAGAATAAAGAATTCAACGTAAAAGACGAACGATGGGAAAATGCAGTCAATGATCTTCCAGACCCAACCGGTGAAGAAGGTTCTACCGCAGTATTGCGCTTCTTATCTGCCTGGTTAAATAACGACGAAGTTAAACGCAAACGAGGATATC ATCGAGCGTTATGTCACTTCAAAATTTGCAACATGGGGTCTAAGAGGAGTAACTCTTGGGACATGTGGCGAAATAATCCTCAGTGA
- the LOC135831846 gene encoding uncharacterized protein LOC135831846 isoform X2, whose product MKNILMATVFTLFFTLDCSLAEETQNPSKEDIILLIEKIDKILREKDYEKFRTYYPHFLEMFVKFWKQTQEQNKEFNVKDERWENAVNDLPDPTGEEGSTAVLRFLSAWLNNDEVKRKRGYHRALCHFKICNMGSKRSNSWDMWRNNPQ is encoded by the exons ATGAAAAACATACTGATGGCGACtgttttcacattatttttcacATTAGACTGTTCATTAGCGGAAGAAACTCAGAATCCTTCTAAAGAagatattattttattgattgaaaaaattgataaaatcctTCGG GAGAAAGATTACGAGAAATTTCGTACGTACTATccacattttttagaaatgtttgttaaattttggaaacaaacgCAGGAACAGAATAAAGAATTCAACGTAAAAGACGAACGATGGGAAAATGCAGTCAATGATCTTCCAGACCCAACCGGTGAAGAAGGTTCTACCGCAGTATTGCGCTTCTTATCTGCCTGGTTAAATAACGACGAAGTTAAACGCAAACGAGGATATC ATCGAGCGTTATGTCACTTCAAAATTTGCAACATGGGGTCTAAGAGGAGTAACTCTTGGGACATGTGGCGAAATAATCCTCAGTGA